TCGAGGGTGGTCCCTCGGCTGCGGACCTGAGTGACTGTTTCAGATGTGGGTCTTGGTAGGGCATGCTGCTGAGGTGGCTGGCGATCGTGAGGCGTATCCCTCTGACCTCAGCGATGCGGAGTGGGAGCTCATCGAGCCGCTGCTACCCAAGCAGGGCCGGATGGGTAGACCGCGCCAAGACCTG
The sequence above is a segment of the Kineococcus rhizosphaerae genome. Coding sequences within it:
- a CDS encoding transposase; translated protein: MWVLVGHAAEVAGDREAYPSDLSDAEWELIEPLLPKQGRMGRPRQDL